The genomic segment AGTTGCCTACTCTACCCCCTAAACTCTCCCTTTTTCGCAATACAACTCTCACATGATCGTGTTCAGCAAAAATGGAACCCCAAATTCTGCTTGAACATAGCTCTAgttcttccatttcttcaacTTCACTCGTGCCAGCACAAGAGTAACACAGTGCATCTCCAGATTATGTAAAGCCGTGTTCTCTGCTGGCGAACTTGTTTGGAACACCTCCCCCATGATCGAAGCTTTGAACTCCTAACCGAGAATACACTGCCTGCCATTTCTTCTCTCCTTCAAGTTTTTTCTTGGTG from the Vigna angularis cultivar LongXiaoDou No.4 chromosome 3, ASM1680809v1, whole genome shotgun sequence genome contains:
- the LOC128196015 gene encoding small polypeptide DEVIL 14, with protein sequence MAGSVFSVRSSKLRSWGRCSKQVRQQRTRLYIIWRCTVLLLCWHE